One genomic segment of Belonocnema kinseyi isolate 2016_QV_RU_SX_M_011 chromosome 2, B_treatae_v1, whole genome shotgun sequence includes these proteins:
- the LOC117168303 gene encoding uncharacterized protein LOC117168303: MKITDRTLFISFAAFLDFIGSTISVTIKDLFPKIKGVLPPLEKFPAERVKELTRLGRVGDFNMIDVKVTFLFRKNVIVGFKNKAVVNTLDVLFNQEDLDIVYHIEENQWLEMSKTELRQLGQNRIYDLVVARDVAADLHQLPDSSPPAKVKAHIRACRVANQETDIFEKSIENKRLGHQTRLPAPNVIIMEAYTRVYKREMLKYFPDEGQTSNP; encoded by the coding sequence gGTCCACAATTTCAGTAACCATAAaggatttatttccaaaaataaaaggtGTCTTGCCACCCCTCGAAAAATTTCCAGCTGAAAGAGTTAAAGAACTGACAAGATTAGGAAGAGTAGGTGATTTCAATATGATTGACGTAAAGGTAACTTTCTTGTTCAGGAAAAATGTTATCGTTGGATTCAAGAATAAAGCTGTCGTTAATACCCTAGACGTGttgtttaaccaagaagatttagaTATCGTATACCACATAGAAGAAAACCAATGGCTAGAAATGTCCAAAACAGAATTGAGGCAATTGGGTCAAAACCGTATATATGATCTTGTTGTTGCGCGCGATGTGGCTGCTGATTTACACCAGTTACCAGATAGCTCACCACCTGCGAAGGTAAAAGCGCACATTAGAGCCTGCAGAGTAGCAAACCAGGAAACAGATATCtttgaaaaaagtatagaaaataagAGATTGGGTCACCAAACACGCTTGCCAGCGCCTAATGTAATTATCATGGAAGCATACACCAGGGTTTATAAACGTGAAATGCTTAAGTATTTTCCTGATGAGGGACAGACTTCAAATCCGTAG